The genomic stretch TGCGCACCTTGGACCGGCAAGGATTTTCAGGTCAAAGACAAATTCAGGAAAGGAGTGACGGCTGACAGTGATTGGGGTCCAAAATATCCAAATGCAACTAGAGTAAGCAAAAGACAACTGGAATATCCACGCTGAGGTTCAGATCACCTCTCTCTTATACCAGTCCAACCGAGACTGGCCATGTTGGCCAGTTGCAAATGTTGATCCAGAtaccatgtgttcaacaacaggaCTGTTGAACGGCGTGCAACTAACAATACTGTTACATCAGTGACTGTCTTTTTCGATGGTCAGATTGGAAGAAAGCTGCGGTTTTATTAGAGTTTCAAGGAGAAATACATAGGGGAGGCTTATGGAGTTTTATTGTCGAGTGAACTTACAGAACTGATACAGTACAAGTGACGATGCTATCTTGGTACAGTATTATGGGAGATGTGCTGAGGCCAAACCCCCTCATGTGTCTCTACACTTTCACTACTTGTTTACTGGATAAAACATGAGCCAGGGCCGATTGGAGGTCGCCGAGCATAGAAGTTTGTGACTGGAGCTGCCGCGATTCCACGGTGATTCAGCAGGCATCTGAAGTAGTGTAGCCGAGACAGGACGGTCGTTTCCAGGTCTTGGGCGGATATGGCCTCCAATGGACTCCACATACGCTCTGTAGTGATTTGACAGCCATAAATAAGATCCTACAGAAATAACTGAAAGAAAAGAAGCTTCTGAACTTGTAAAGTCGATACCTGCAGCTGCAGCCGCTCGGGGCCATATTGTTTGTAGAGCATCGGATGTGTCTGCTGTCTCGCCCCACATGCAAACCTCTCCACCCAGTACCAGCTTTTGCTGCGCGGCGTCGCTTATTCCTGCGAGTGGCTCTTCGGCGTAGACTTCTTCCCACGGAACATCGAGATGGTCAAGGTACCATGCACCTTGGTTACTCATTATGCATCTCAGTCCCTTTGCAACTACTTTGGGGCAGACCCCAGGACCCAACCTGAAATATGTGAAGATTTAGCTTATGTTGCATAATGGGTATAGAATATGGTTGGCACAAACTGATTCGATTACTTAAAACTGACTTATGAATTACCAGTTATGCACAACGGTTAGAGGATTGAGATTTTCCCCAAATGAGTTGAAGGTTTCCTCCCTGCAGGATAATGAGCGTGGCATGCCACAAACAAAATATAAATACCATTTCTTTAGTTCTTTATTAAAAAAAACGAACAAAGGAAGTAAAGCACAAACCAGTTTACAGGAGTCCAGTTAAGATGAATTGCTATCTCCTGGGCCCTCAGCACAAAGTATTTGTAAGCATCCTTTGTAGTCATGTTACGTTCATCAAGCCTGGAATAGGTCGAGTTCAGTGGAGGAAAAGAACATCCAACATAAGCTTAATAAACCATTCATGAAACCTAGTGCACAGACAACATTTCATACCACTGCTTCACATGGGGTGTAACATTCCAGCAACCTGGGACGAAGAGGTGGAAAAGTTTCAGTAGAAATTAAAAAAAACATTGAATAAGACAGCAGAATATTATGTATCAACATCTATTTTAGCATCATACTGtatcagaaagaaaaaaaaaagcagaatCCATATAGACCTATCTATGTGGCAGTTTCACCGGATCTGGGTTAGGTCTTTTAGGTACAAGCACACAAGATTGTCTTCCTATAAGTAAGAGGTTATCTTTTATGTAGCAGTTTAACTGGAGGATACATGCTCCACTTGTAGATGTTGCAACATGCCAGCATCCTAAGTTCATACTAACAAATTGCCTCTTATTAGGCAAGAGAAGAAGACCAACCTGTATATACTTCATCTCCACCCAAGTGAAACATCCCAAATGGGAAGATCTTTCTCATATCTGAACGTAAAGCAGTCAGCAGGTCAATCATATTGCAGAAAACATAATGTTTCAGAACTTCCATTACCAGCCAGGTAATTATTGTGTAACATTATTATGATTATCTGCCAACAGATATTGTACAGGATGATGGTCCTACTATAGCTAGATAGTATAATATACACCTTGCACTGCTAATCAGTGGTCAATATATCCTGTTGATGGTCCTACCAAACTGAAATGTTCAATCCAACCTAGGACATATAATTATTGGCTAGACCCTACATGAAATTATCTAATTTATTGGTTCATGAAATTACCGGTTTCTAAAAAATTACTggttcatgaaattatctaatttACTAATTACCTTCATGAATAACAGAGCAAGAGTTGACCGGTCCATGTCAGTACTCATTGTGAAGGACCACTACTAGGCAAAGCACCAAATAAATATGAACTGCCATGTTTATAATGGAAGTTGCCACACACAAAAGATGTCTATGATGGACAGCACAAATGTATAATACACCTTTGCCTTTTCACATTTCGTATTGCATTAttttaatatttatttttcaCTGTCCAAGAAAAATAACGGTCAAGATCAAAACTAGAAAGGGAGATGAGTGAGTGCCACAGTGATAATATTGAATTGCTTAAATGGGTAACTGAATTTAACGAAAAGGTAAGAAAGGAACTAACCAGACAAAATTCCAGATATGACTTCGAATGTGAAGTTACTAGATACATCTAAAGGTTCTGTACAGCTAGGAGAAGGCCAAAGCTTCGGATATCCATTTCCCCTGTGGATATATAAATTTGTGCATAAGTTTGGCAGTGCAGAAGACAATGGGTACTTCATATAAGAAGAACCATGGGAAATAACAAACACTTAGTCTGCAACGTTTGCTTTCCTAGTGGGATAATCTTGTTTGGGAAGTCGGCTACGTGCACAAATATGTGATGTATTCTGTCCAAATACTGAATCAGATAGCACAGAGAGTGGTAAAATATATTATCATATGCATCATGGGACAAATACTGTAGCCTGGGGCAACCACCTGTTTTGTTGTTTCGTTACTCAGAACTTCACGAAATGCAAGTACATGACACTACAAAACACAGTGGCTGCTGATTTGTTTATTTGCACAAGAGTAACTAGGTTTTGCATAGGTAACTCCAGTGCATCTTCTCTTAGCACCGCCTCCTACTGCATGTTAGATGTTTTAGTACAAATATCCCAATGCAATGTACTTAATATACGCCAAGTATTTATTATAGTAGACCTCAGGTGGTGAGTCTATGTCCATGATCAGTACAAGGTTTAATGATCTAAGTATTGGATTACATGTAGGGATGATATCTGAGGTAATAGATGGCTGTATCCTCTATCCTCATTAATCATGCACCACATAGACAATAATCTGATGTAGAGTTCTAAGAGACGGCAGCAAGGTGGAGCACTAGGAGTGGCCTGACAAAAAGTTCTCTCAAGAAGCCTAGGCATCCAAACATAACAGGTAAGTCTATATGAAAACTCACCATGATTCTGCATGACCAGGTACATCAATTTCTGCCATGACATGAATACCTGAGAGAGTAAACAATAGTAAGAATTCAAAGTCtttgtagataaaaaattaaaccgGATGAAGAGTTCAGTAAAAAAATTGATCCTGTGTGAATTCCAACTAAAATAGTGTGAATATCTCAGCATGTCACTGTTCTTagcaaaaatacaaaataaagaaaaacattCAGCTACATGAGGGAAAATATATCAACTGGAAGTAAGCATACCTCTTTTCTTAGCATAGCTTTAGCATTATGAAGTTTCACATGAGAGGTCATGGTGCAAGCAATTAGAGAACAACGGTCAGGAACGCGTGAATGAAGAAACTTCACAATAGAATATAAGGAAGATTATAAGATACAAAATATAAATGACAAAATTAACATACCTAACAATATATTGTGCATCTTCCACAGTGTAACGCTCCAATTTTGAATATGAACCCTTCCATAGATTTGGATATGATGGTATCTCCAACGGAAAAGATTGTTCGTCGATGATATGCCAATGAAGAACGTTCTACTGGACATAACTCTAGGTTTAAGCATATTGCTATGGAGGGAAAGAGAGGTAATTCAAGTAAAATAACTAGCATGATCCAAAAGATAATATGTTACCAGCTTAGCAAATGACATGGAGTCAATGACTTGCTTAATCACGTCAACTGGGTAGTAATGCCTTGAGGTGTCTGCAGTACAGATATAGCAGAGTGAAGACTAATCAGCTTGGCATTCTGTGTTTACAAAATTACATTGCAGGGGATTATCCAGTCACATTAGCATAAGCCTCGAGTTACTGTTGCTTACCTAGTAGTAGGCCACGAAAGGCAAACCGTGGTTCATCTTGAATGTACCATGGGGCATAGCGCACTTCGACATTTTTTGTATCGTAGTTAAAAACACATAGTTGACTGAATGTCTGTTAAACGATTCACAAGTAGGGTTATTATTTTCTCAAAAACATCTCAAAGCTTAAAATTCTGAGAAAGGAGAGAACATGATGCATGAAACTATCGCACACTAGCAAATAATTACAAGACTAGCTAGCACtgcgtagtgaatggacaaatcaGATCAAAGGTATCGTCGATTGAGTGCTTACGCTCAAGAATCTTACAGAGAAAGCTCTATAACCAACTCTTTAAGTATGAACGACACGTTTACAACTAGCAGGGTTATTAACATAAACAAGTTGGAAAGGGAGCATGATCATACCTCTAATCCACGAATAGCTCCATATATTGTATTAGCCTACAAGGACAGAAAAATATAGCTTCAGTTACAGTAACCTTGAGAAAGATGAAACTTTTTGGGTTGCACTATTTCTGATAAAATTAAAACAATGTAacatatatatatgtaactaCAATAGTTTAATCTTCAATTATCTGAAAAGTCGTGCTCCTGCCATAGCAGTTAGATGCCATAGATTTAAGATTATTCAGATAATGTTTTATTCCAAATGTAATGTGATTCACAAGTACTAACCTAATTTTAATTAACATAATGCATAGCAATGTGCACATTTCAATAACAGTTGATAGAAAGAAAACCCACAGTTTAGTGTTTTGCACTTTTGTGCACACAGTTCATAATATGCATATGAACATCAAATCTGCACAAGATGAAGCAAATTGAGTAGTAACCATCAACGGACAATTCATCATTTCATAGAAAAAATACATTGATTTAGCACAAATCCTAACTGGAAAAAGTTCATCCAAAGACAAACTGTGCCTTACAGTTATACATGTGCATCCTCTCTTTATATTTCACTGAAGACCTACTGAGCTCAACACTACATCCACTAATTCCACACTAGAAGACTAACGACTATCAATTAAGTGAGCTCACGAAGAATTGTGTTCACCACAATCACTTGGACAAATATCTGGTGGGAGGAAgtaagaaacaccacctctatggTTGCTCCACCGAGGATGGAATTGACGCCCCCTGCTGCCGCAATGTAGATCGTGTAGCTCTCATCCACTCCCAGCTCCAGCTGCATCCAAGAAAATGGAAGAAAAGAAATCAAATTCTCGCTCTTGCCCAGAGGAAGCAAGTGAAGTAACCAACAAACACACTACGGACAAAACAGCATGTACCGTCTCATCGGCGGAGGCGACGACGACGGTGAGCGTGGAGACGTCGTATGCCCCCGAAGCGGTGCGGGACGCGTGGGCCCACGGGGAGAAGATGAGGGACCTGTACCTCCCGAACGCCTCCGCGACggccgcggcgccgccgccggggccctGAGCGTCGAGCGCGAGGTCAgggtcaacgcccagggtctgcgCCCCGGAGGTGAAGTTCTTGGGCAGCGGCCAGAGGTAGACGGGGTTCCCGGAGGCGGTGAGGTTCGCCGGAGGCCGGTGGCGCCGGGCCGACGCGGCGCCGGAGCCGGCGACGAGGGCCAGGAGAAGATAGGTGAGAAGTGTTGGGGGCATTTTCGGAATGTGGTGGGTGGGAGAATCATTGAGCTAACAACTTATATGTGGCGCGAGAGTGAGCATTTGTTGTCTAGACCCTCTAATAGTTCCATGTATTACAATACGGTCTATTGTTTTGTTAATTTTATCTAGTTGTTCAGAAGTTCATGTCATGATCGACATTCGAAACAAGACTACTTCTCATGCTCCAAGTGCAGATGATGTTTAACAAATTAGAAACTTATTTGATCCAAACTTGGAATAGTTCGAGAAATTTGGCAATCATCAATGTCCCATTTTGCTAGATTTGTTTTCCTTGCTAGCATGATATATTGTGACTTGCTACAAAACTACACATAAAAGCGAGAAGTTATACGACTGATCATCTTATATTTCCAGAAGAGCAGCGTTGTCCTACAAGGCTACAACTGTTGTGCGGTCTCAGTTTTTTTAAAAAGAGCAAAGAATGGGTATTAAAAAGGAGAGACGACACCGGGTGGATCAAATAAGAAAAATGGTAGGAGGACTAGGTATTTTTTTCATGTTAGAGCATGTGCCACGGTGCAATAGAGGATTAGGTATTTCAGACGATTTAGAATGGGCGTAATGCGAGAGTGTTTCACAACAAGTCGTCACGGTTGCCAACTATTCTCCTAGCCAGAATAAGAGAGAAGTAAATCTTTCGAATCGCGGGGGTCTGCTAAAGAGATTAGTAATGTACATTTTGTTTCTCAATATATAAACAAAAGGTGACATCTATACACGATGTATGGAGTGGACCGCGAATACGAGCTAGGCAGGGGGCTCCCTGCGAAATAAGCGCCCGACAGCGGTTTAACAACAAAttttggctcctcctcggctcccatgtggtggcgcccctggagcAGAATACACCAGCTCATACCGACCCCACTTATCAGCGTGAGACCACGCCGTTTTTGCCTTTGTCCTTTTGCGACAGTAGCATCTGCCGTTCTGCTCTGCACCTGCCGTCAGTAGCTTCGATTTTGCATTTTTTGTATGTGTGTGTCCAAATGCTTCGGCATGTTCGTGGTTTAATTTCGTAGCTTGTACAAAAAAAAGGGCATGTTTGGAACTGGGGATTTGAGCGACCGTGCATCTCGAGTCTACCCACCCAAGATGTACATCGAAGCTGGATCATCCTTTGGAGTGAAGACTAGCAGAAGTGAGTTGACATTCGTGGCAGCGACACAACACCAGCATTATCCTTGTGTTAGTTTATAGCGCTCTACTCTTCGGAGTAGTTCAGTACATACAATACAACAACTGGCATGCGGCCATTTATTTTCTGGAAAATGATACTCCTATGATtcgaattaattgattcaactttatctatgttcagatgtatctagacgcgtttgttgactagatacatgACAAAattaagtcaattaatatgaatcggaaggAGTACTTCTGGCTAGACGGATAACGCATGCCGTAGGAATTGTGtcatttataattgtatccaaatAAAGCTTGCTATATATTAGTATTGGTGACACGTCTTCTGATTAGTTTGCCTATTTCAACTAGACGGATGAACGCATATCGTGGATACAGTTTACAGCGGTACATGTACAATAAATCTCAGATGGCAATCTACTTATAGAAGAATGATGCTACCTGGTGTAGGAGTAACATGCATGCTATGCTCGGTCACGACACTTTTCCTCTCACTCATGGTCTAGCAACGACTCCATGGCCGTTTGGGTGGACCGGGGACGCTACTTCCGGTGTCACTCTATAAGACATTGCCGCCTCTTCTGCCAGCCCGAGCCATCGTCGTGGCATCCCCAAAGCCATTTGCGCTGGCTCACGCAGGAGTCACTCAGTTGTCCTTCTCTCCCGATGCCGCCTACACTGGCCATCCTGGATTTTGACTCGTCCTTGTCAAAGGAATAGTAGGAGGAAGATTACAACTCGGATTCTTAGGTGTCAATGCGAAGGagttatgccctagaggcaataacatAATTAATATGATTATTTATTAATAACTCCATGTTTATTGTTAATGTTTTGTTCTTTATGCTATTTATGGTTCTCAAATATGAGATTCGAATGAAATCCCAAATGCATGTGTAGAGAGTGAAAAAAAGTATATAAAGGTTCCTAGTCCCGCCTCTAGGACTAGCTCGTTTGTTGTTTGATGATCACATTTTTCTAATCATGGTCATAATGAAAGTATCATATGGGCGGCTAAAGGGGGTaaatatgtgctaaattttttttttgttcttcttcaaTTTAAGGCTTGACAAGAATATAGATTGTGTAGATATGAAACTTTGTTGGCAATCCTATATGGCAAAGCAAGCAAGTAAACAACAAGATACAAGTAATAAATGATGGCAAAGTACAGAAGTAGCCGATAGGAAGCACACAGAGACGTACATGAGATTaaaattcccgtagttccttccttgggggggggggggggtacgtCTACGTTGGAGGAGTGTGATGCCACGAAGGTCAACCAACGCCAaaaaggcctcaccctattctcccgTGAGCAAGCCACAAAGGAGAACTCGCACTCCGCTAAGTGGTGGCCTTCAAGGTGCTAAATGAACACTTAACACAAGGTTGGCGAAATCTCCTGAACTCAAATggcgaggctcccaacaaccgagCACGAAGCTTTTACAACACTAATCAAACTTCGTCGGCGACTTATTCCAACTAGGGTTCCAAGAGCCTACGAATAACAAGTTCCTCGATAGAATGGGTGGTATATTCAAATctctttggtggaagtgtagatctaaggTTCCTCTCTTGAAGGGCAACAACATTAAGTGGCTAGGGAGTTAGATTTGTGAGATTTAAGGTTTGGAGTATTGGAAGAGAGAGCATGTAAGCCACAACCTTCAAAGGAAGCAGAAGTGTGGTATTTATAGGGTCCCCAAAAATATAGCCGTTGCAACGTAACTTACCCCGAGAAACACTCTGTCCTAAGTGGCGGAGATTCCAGCCTAGTGGACCGGAGATTCTGGCCTGGCCTGAATGCTCCGGCCTACTTCCGGCATGG from Lolium rigidum isolate FL_2022 chromosome 4, APGP_CSIRO_Lrig_0.1, whole genome shotgun sequence encodes the following:
- the LOC124708239 gene encoding beta-hexosaminidase 1-like, with amino-acid sequence MPPTLLTYLLLALVAGSGAASARRHRPPANLTASGNPVYLWPLPKNFTSGAQTLGVDPDLALDAQGPGGGAAAVAEAFGRYRSLIFSPWAHASRTASGAYDVSTLTVVVASADETLELGVDESYTIYIAAAGGVNSILGGATIEANTIYGAIRGLETFSQLCVFNYDTKNVEVRYAPWYIQDEPRFAFRGLLLDTSRHYYPVDVIKQVIDSMSFAKLNVLHWHIIDEQSFPLEIPSYPNLWKGSYSKLERYTVEDAQYIVSYAKKRGIHVMAEIDVPGHAESWGNGYPKLWPSPSCTEPLDVSSNFTFEVISGILSDMRKIFPFGMFHLGGDEVYTGCWNVTPHVKQWLDERNMTTKDAYKYFVLRAQEIAIHLNWTPVNWEETFNSFGENLNPLTVVHNWLGPGVCPKVVAKGLRCIMSNQGAWYLDHLDVPWEEVYAEEPLAGISDAAQQKLVLGGEVCMWGETADTSDALQTIWPRAAAAAERMWSPLEAISAQDLETTVLSRLHYFRCLLNHRGIAAAPVTNFYARRPPIGPGSCFIQ